A single Sodalis-like secondary symbiont of Drepanosiphum platanoidis DNA region contains:
- a CDS encoding flavodoxin domain-containing protein: MTKITLISGSTFGKTEDFAEDIAKFLKKNNFKLKIFHGVNFSKLSNKGLWLIITSTYGLGDVPENLKNFLKILKKEKPCLKKIMFGAIGIGNSEYDTFCGAIKKFNHYLLLCGAKRIGKVLEIDITKNFCLMEYSKPWIKKWIKEIIV, encoded by the coding sequence ATGACTAAAATAACTTTAATAAGTGGAAGTACTTTTGGAAAAACAGAAGATTTTGCTGAAGATATTGCAAAATTTTTAAAAAAAAATAATTTTAAATTAAAAATATTTCATGGAGTAAATTTTTCAAAATTATCTAATAAAGGATTATGGTTAATTATTACATCAACATATGGATTAGGAGATGTACCTGAAAATTTAAAAAATTTTTTAAAAATATTAAAAAAAGAAAAACCATGTTTAAAAAAAATAATGTTTGGAGCAATTGGAATAGGAAATAGTGAATATGATACATTTTGTGGAGCTATTAAAAAATTTAATCATTACTTATTACTTTGTGGAGCTAAAAGAATTGGAAAAGTCTTAGAAATTGATATAACAAAAAATTTTTGTTTAATGGAATATAGTAAACCATGGATAAAAAAATGGATAAAAGAAATAATTGTTTAA